A genomic window from Fibrobacterota bacterium includes:
- a CDS encoding DUF2214 family protein, whose translation MNPMLRAFFVSALEGVSTIGFATITGALFGRGFCLRRLMTVREARMVRLTDSLFWLGASLMIVPQMTARIIGTRTATGPALWIQVAAMLGLLAVEAWPSRVFRSWDRYLDMDQLPFHTDRINDRLILLWKIQLVVLAILAVVDPLLAATIFAHP comes from the coding sequence ATGAATCCGATGCTCCGCGCCTTTTTCGTCTCCGCTCTGGAAGGGGTCTCCACGATCGGATTCGCCACCATCACCGGAGCGTTGTTTGGACGGGGCTTTTGCCTGCGCAGACTCATGACCGTACGCGAAGCCCGCATGGTTCGCCTGACCGACTCCCTGTTCTGGCTGGGAGCTTCCTTGATGATCGTGCCTCAAATGACGGCGAGAATCATCGGGACTCGCACGGCGACCGGACCCGCCCTGTGGATCCAGGTCGCCGCCATGCTGGGTCTTTTGGCCGTGGAGGCTTGGCCCTCCAGGGTCTTTCGGTCCTGGGACAGGTATCTGGATATGGATCAATTGCCTTTCCACACCGACCGCATCAACGACAGACTGATCCTGCTTTGGAAGATCCAGCTCGTTGTTTTGGCCATTTTGGCGGTCGTGGACCCTCTCCTTGCGGCGACGATCTTCGCGCATCCATAA
- a CDS encoding S49 family peptidase: protein MQKVKTSYCALLILPVLCAAQPYPSVAFGISDPDGILSMESNPAGLATMNKAELALQSGGAQPMGQDLVRIGSGGFAVGWDRTKAGTTVQRSQWRLGYGTWIHPSLAVGVSAIRQSIDSTPTGWSGDLGLQWQPSDRVAFGWLMPNIRGRDGTRSTGNRLGVAVRPRGAWDVQVGLETYLLGAAWLRSAWDFPVYEAALRIRPFPWLALDTRVDPQALSRYSMGVSVQLDPALEVFSRSVPASTGPEFHSAGIRFSREAFPSATSTSPTLLYRLPGNLTESGKPSWIGSTQAGLPKLREDFRQIARTAGIKTVVIHFGRAKLSPTNAGILHRQILQLRKSGIEVLAWTQDLDYPKLYAASACDRVAMSPDGSVHVRGLGMDLLYFGKTLGKLGIQVQVAKTGAWKSAMETWQSDHMSAPARENMERFLRDLDSTMMAGIVGARKLDAAAFLRFVDSASLLPRRARASGLVDTLVLETDLRKWAGVGRQGWSKLKLDGEHEIQWGAQKQIAIVPIQGQIVDHRGEAGMTPWSASLPAEEVAATLDALGNDPHVAGVVLRVGSPGGAVSGSERLRRAVEKLAAKKPVGVSIGSTCASGAYLLSLPAGRIFAEPEAVVGSIGAFAAKVSIQGLLDSLGIGVERLRTGAHAGAASPYGPLDSTESLRLSEFVKDAHVEFGGQVRKWRKMDSAAFERVDGGRIFSGSRAAELGLVDTLGDLQAAVRWTSRRAHLEGEPSIFWQAPFRTGSFAGLSRLAQSLDADHSPLSTLSEQILPLARTSVWAQTSWEPLWQ from the coding sequence TTGCAGAAGGTGAAGACTTCTTACTGCGCACTGTTGATCCTTCCCGTCCTTTGTGCCGCCCAGCCGTATCCCTCGGTGGCCTTCGGGATCTCCGATCCCGACGGAATCCTTTCCATGGAGTCCAATCCAGCCGGCTTGGCCACCATGAACAAGGCGGAACTCGCCCTGCAATCCGGCGGCGCACAGCCCATGGGCCAGGATCTCGTCCGGATCGGTTCTGGTGGATTCGCGGTCGGCTGGGACCGGACCAAGGCCGGAACGACGGTGCAGCGCTCGCAATGGCGGCTGGGCTACGGGACTTGGATCCATCCCTCGTTGGCGGTCGGAGTCTCCGCGATCCGCCAGAGCATCGACAGCACCCCCACGGGTTGGAGTGGGGATCTGGGCTTGCAGTGGCAACCCTCCGATCGCGTCGCTTTCGGCTGGCTGATGCCCAACATCCGCGGACGCGATGGAACCCGTTCCACCGGCAACCGTCTGGGGGTCGCCGTGCGTCCACGCGGGGCCTGGGACGTGCAGGTCGGCTTGGAGACCTACCTGCTGGGAGCGGCTTGGCTTCGTAGCGCGTGGGATTTCCCCGTCTACGAGGCCGCGCTGCGGATCCGCCCGTTCCCGTGGCTGGCCCTGGACACGCGTGTGGACCCGCAAGCCCTGTCGCGCTATTCCATGGGCGTTTCCGTCCAATTGGATCCGGCCCTGGAGGTGTTCTCCCGATCCGTTCCGGCCTCCACCGGTCCCGAATTCCATTCGGCCGGCATCCGGTTTTCCCGCGAAGCGTTCCCGTCGGCGACCTCAACCTCCCCGACGCTGCTGTACCGGCTCCCGGGCAATCTGACGGAATCCGGCAAACCGTCCTGGATCGGATCCACCCAGGCGGGCCTGCCCAAGCTGCGCGAGGACTTCCGCCAGATCGCACGTACCGCCGGGATCAAGACGGTGGTGATCCACTTCGGACGCGCCAAGCTCTCCCCGACCAACGCGGGCATCCTGCACAGACAGATCCTGCAATTGCGCAAGTCGGGAATCGAAGTGCTGGCCTGGACCCAGGACCTGGACTACCCCAAGCTCTACGCGGCCTCCGCCTGCGACCGCGTGGCGATGAGCCCGGACGGTTCGGTGCACGTTCGCGGCCTGGGCATGGATCTCCTCTACTTCGGAAAAACCCTGGGCAAGCTCGGGATCCAGGTGCAGGTAGCCAAGACAGGCGCTTGGAAATCGGCCATGGAGACCTGGCAATCGGACCACATGAGCGCGCCCGCCCGCGAGAACATGGAACGCTTCCTGCGCGACCTGGACTCCACCATGATGGCAGGAATTGTCGGGGCCAGGAAACTCGACGCCGCCGCGTTCCTGCGCTTTGTCGACAGCGCCTCGCTGCTTCCCAGGCGCGCGAGGGCGTCCGGTCTGGTGGATACCCTGGTCTTGGAGACGGACCTTCGCAAATGGGCGGGGGTGGGTCGACAAGGCTGGTCGAAGCTCAAGCTCGATGGCGAACACGAGATCCAATGGGGAGCGCAAAAGCAGATCGCGATCGTGCCCATCCAGGGGCAGATCGTGGACCATCGCGGCGAGGCGGGCATGACCCCGTGGTCGGCGAGCTTGCCTGCCGAAGAAGTCGCCGCGACCCTGGACGCGCTGGGGAACGACCCCCACGTGGCCGGCGTGGTGTTGCGCGTGGGATCGCCCGGTGGCGCCGTGTCCGGCTCCGAACGCCTGCGCCGCGCGGTGGAAAAGCTCGCCGCGAAAAAACCCGTGGGAGTGAGCATCGGATCCACCTGCGCCTCGGGCGCGTACCTCCTTTCCCTGCCGGCCGGACGCATCTTCGCGGAACCTGAGGCCGTGGTCGGATCGATCGGCGCGTTCGCCGCCAAGGTTTCCATCCAAGGCCTGCTGGACAGCCTGGGCATAGGCGTGGAGAGGCTCCGCACCGGAGCGCACGCGGGAGCCGCCAGCCCCTACGGGCCGTTGGATTCCACCGAATCCCTCCGGCTGTCGGAATTTGTCAAAGATGCGCATGTCGAATTCGGAGGCCAGGTGCGCAAATGGCGCAAGATGGACTCCGCCGCCTTCGAACGGGTGGACGGGGGCCGGATCTTCTCCGGCTCGCGCGCCGCCGAGCTCGGACTGGTGGATACCTTGGGCGATCTCCAAGCCGCCGTCCGCTGGACTTCCCGCAGGGCGCATCTGGAAGGCGAGCCGTCCATCTTCTGGCAAGCGCCGTTCCGCACCGGCTCCTTCGCGGGGCTTTCCCGGTTGGCCCAGAGCCTGGACGCCGACCACTCGCCGCTCTCGACGCTTTCCGAACAGATCCTGCCCCTGGCCAGGACGTCGGTGTGGGCGCAAACTTCGTGGGAGCCTCTGTGGCAATGA
- a CDS encoding septal ring lytic transglycosylase RlpA family protein: MRTARILGAATLGLWLVGCGGTLPHRTGYDRQTGTWKPAPGGSKKNPTTPKPSPAEPKVAQNPAPPTDSTLAPPPPPPPASGEVMRGEASFYGKELAGRPTASGEIFDPDLLTCAHRTLPFQTQLRVRYPKKGTSVEVRVNDRGPRKPQRIIDLSRAAADDLGLTADGIGQVEIEILP, from the coding sequence ATGAGGACCGCACGCATCCTTGGAGCCGCGACCTTGGGCCTTTGGTTGGTCGGTTGCGGTGGCACGCTCCCCCATCGCACCGGTTACGACCGCCAGACGGGCACATGGAAACCCGCTCCGGGCGGATCCAAGAAGAATCCGACCACTCCCAAGCCATCCCCCGCCGAGCCGAAAGTGGCTCAGAATCCGGCACCTCCGACCGATTCCACCCTGGCGCCACCACCACCGCCGCCACCGGCATCCGGCGAGGTGATGCGCGGGGAAGCGAGCTTCTACGGCAAGGAGCTGGCGGGACGCCCCACCGCCTCCGGCGAGATCTTCGATCCGGACCTGTTGACCTGCGCCCACCGGACCCTTCCCTTCCAAACGCAACTGCGTGTGCGCTACCCCAAGAAGGGGACTTCGGTGGAAGTGCGCGTCAACGATCGCGGCCCCCGCAAGCCCCAGCGGATCATCGATCTGTCCAGGGCGGCAGCCGACGATCTGGGTCTGACCGCCGACGGCATCGGCCAGGTGGAAATCGAGATCCTCCCCTGA
- a CDS encoding DEAD/DEAH box helicase: protein MTETGLATPTDILEHLPRRYLDRTVIGKAGLLREGDEAVLDVRLTSVRLSHGRRDRLVATARDATGAIELLWFGGARWLSRKLEAGMRLLVSGTVTRFRGFQIVHPEFEILQDGEDAKGSVIPVYRLSQALREAKIDHRALQQLALAALAVCPLEEILPACLRTGAAMPRAQRLLRIHRPESLAQSEALLLHEQAAQWFPTLARLRRRKRDLVGRGRTFPPSTRLRKAVEEALPFSLHPTQREAVDLLETRMASGDQAHMLLQGDVGSGKTLVCLLGACAALEAGAQVAVLAPTEVLARQHLSTFRRLLSPLDIPVLYFASGVGREERASALSRLAHGRAAVAVGTHALFTDDVVFRDLAMVVFDEQHRFGVGQRQKLAAKGMHPHVVAASATPIPRSLLLGAHGDMEVLEVRGKPGNRLPIRTRVVVPDKTPDMMAWLKQELSNGAKLFWVVPRVDESDEAASVEGSAERLRGILGDQHVGILHGRMDGPEQNAAIDALREGTIRALVSTTVVEVGVDVPDANLMVVEHPEYFGLAQLHQLRGRVGRGGGQGWCFLLPADEDKLERLRRFAATEDGFEIAEIDMEERGAGDLEGAVQSGGALGRSGLLKEHIGLLDRWREGMDKVLAGELPLTTEEQARMDRWFLDSRLTEALTG, encoded by the coding sequence TTGACAGAAACCGGCCTCGCCACGCCGACGGACATCCTGGAACATCTGCCCAGGCGCTATCTGGATCGCACCGTGATCGGAAAGGCCGGCTTGCTGCGCGAAGGCGACGAAGCCGTGCTGGACGTGCGCCTGACCTCCGTGCGGCTCTCGCACGGGCGTCGCGACCGATTGGTGGCCACCGCCCGCGACGCGACCGGGGCGATCGAGCTTCTGTGGTTCGGGGGCGCGCGCTGGCTTTCGCGCAAGCTGGAAGCCGGCATGCGGCTTTTGGTGTCGGGAACGGTCACGCGCTTTCGCGGATTCCAGATCGTGCATCCGGAGTTCGAGATCCTGCAGGACGGCGAAGACGCCAAGGGATCCGTGATCCCCGTCTACCGCCTGTCGCAGGCCTTGCGCGAAGCGAAGATCGACCATCGCGCGCTCCAGCAACTGGCCTTGGCCGCCTTGGCCGTGTGCCCTCTGGAAGAGATCCTGCCCGCCTGCCTTCGCACAGGCGCCGCCATGCCCCGTGCGCAGAGGCTGTTGCGCATCCATCGGCCGGAATCCCTGGCACAATCGGAGGCTCTGCTGTTGCACGAGCAGGCCGCCCAGTGGTTTCCCACCCTCGCGAGACTTCGCCGACGCAAGCGCGATCTGGTGGGTCGGGGACGCACCTTCCCTCCCTCCACCCGGCTGCGCAAGGCCGTGGAAGAGGCTCTGCCATTTTCGCTCCATCCCACGCAGCGCGAAGCGGTGGACCTGCTGGAAACGCGCATGGCTTCCGGCGACCAGGCCCACATGCTGCTGCAAGGAGACGTCGGATCGGGCAAGACCCTGGTCTGCCTTCTGGGCGCGTGCGCGGCCTTGGAAGCCGGCGCCCAAGTGGCCGTGCTCGCCCCCACGGAAGTCCTGGCCAGACAACATCTGTCCACCTTCCGCAGGCTCCTTTCCCCCTTGGACATCCCGGTCCTCTACTTCGCCTCCGGTGTGGGACGCGAAGAACGGGCGAGCGCCCTCTCCCGGCTGGCCCACGGCCGCGCGGCGGTGGCGGTGGGCACCCACGCGCTGTTCACCGACGACGTGGTGTTCCGGGATCTGGCCATGGTCGTGTTCGACGAACAGCACCGCTTCGGGGTGGGGCAACGTCAGAAACTGGCCGCCAAGGGAATGCACCCGCACGTGGTGGCCGCCAGCGCCACGCCCATTCCCCGGTCGCTCCTTCTGGGCGCCCACGGCGACATGGAGGTGCTGGAAGTGCGGGGCAAGCCCGGAAACCGCCTTCCCATCCGCACGCGCGTGGTGGTTCCCGACAAGACTCCGGACATGATGGCGTGGCTCAAGCAGGAATTGTCCAACGGGGCGAAGCTATTCTGGGTGGTCCCGCGGGTGGACGAATCCGACGAGGCCGCCTCGGTGGAGGGAAGCGCAGAACGTCTGCGCGGGATCCTGGGCGATCAGCACGTGGGCATCCTGCACGGACGCATGGACGGCCCCGAGCAGAACGCGGCCATCGACGCGTTGCGCGAGGGAACCATCCGCGCCCTGGTTTCCACCACCGTGGTGGAAGTGGGCGTGGACGTGCCCGACGCAAACCTCATGGTGGTGGAGCATCCGGAATATTTCGGGTTGGCGCAGTTGCACCAGCTGCGGGGACGGGTAGGGCGGGGCGGCGGCCAAGGCTGGTGCTTTTTGCTCCCCGCCGACGAAGACAAGCTCGAGCGGCTGCGCCGGTTCGCCGCGACCGAAGACGGGTTCGAGATCGCCGAAATCGACATGGAGGAGCGCGGCGCGGGCGATCTGGAAGGCGCCGTGCAATCGGGCGGAGCCCTGGGTCGCTCGGGCCTCCTGAAGGAGCACATCGGGCTTCTGGACCGCTGGCGCGAGGGCATGGACAAGGTCCTGGCCGGAGAGCTTCCCTTGACCACGGAAGAACAGGCCAGGATGGACCGCTGGTTTCTCGACAGCCGCCTGACCGAAGCCCTCACAGGCTGA
- a CDS encoding glycosyltransferase → MNAVESPRPILLVSPWPSRNNGLSNYAGRYKTAIEHMGRVVETERLYFWGEKLSAWKWIKVLSHAKKVGATSVLIQHTPTCSGPFLPWFLSRARARGLRTAVVSHETPNTYARHLEKIPPLRNAYLAYERETARRASAFIVHTHIHQREMLKLGAPVAEVIPHAILNMPERILPRAPETIALYGQIGRKKGHDLVLDAVQSREPGTFPVLEVWGAPGVGQEKYLEELRAKVRSDFSDRILFRGYLPDETKAEAFARMRLALFPYRWISQSGAMAEAVAHSVPYLASDIPFFTEFQATNGCGDLFSSDDSGHLAARMQELLIRESTWTPEDFAQVHRNLSIESCCARLLKHL, encoded by the coding sequence TTGAACGCCGTGGAATCTCCCAGACCCATCCTGCTTGTCAGCCCCTGGCCTTCCAGGAACAACGGACTGTCCAATTACGCGGGCCGCTACAAGACGGCCATCGAACACATGGGACGCGTGGTGGAAACCGAGCGGCTCTATTTCTGGGGCGAAAAGCTGTCCGCCTGGAAGTGGATCAAGGTGCTGTCGCACGCCAAAAAGGTCGGTGCGACCTCCGTTTTGATCCAGCACACCCCCACCTGCTCCGGACCATTCCTCCCGTGGTTTCTGTCCCGCGCCCGCGCTCGCGGACTGCGCACGGCCGTGGTGTCCCACGAAACCCCCAACACCTACGCGCGCCACCTGGAAAAGATCCCCCCGCTGCGCAACGCCTACCTCGCCTACGAGCGGGAAACGGCCAGGCGCGCCAGCGCGTTCATTGTTCACACGCACATCCACCAGCGCGAGATGCTCAAGCTGGGAGCACCCGTGGCCGAGGTGATCCCGCACGCGATCCTCAACATGCCCGAGCGCATCCTTCCGCGCGCCCCGGAAACGATCGCCCTGTACGGACAGATCGGCCGCAAGAAGGGCCACGATCTGGTTCTCGACGCCGTCCAATCGCGGGAGCCGGGGACATTTCCTGTCCTGGAAGTCTGGGGAGCTCCCGGCGTGGGCCAGGAGAAATACCTGGAGGAACTGCGCGCGAAGGTCCGCTCCGATTTCTCCGATCGCATCCTCTTTCGAGGGTACCTGCCCGACGAGACCAAGGCCGAAGCCTTCGCCCGCATGCGCCTGGCGCTGTTCCCCTACCGGTGGATCTCCCAGAGCGGGGCCATGGCCGAGGCCGTGGCGCACAGCGTTCCGTACCTGGCCTCCGACATTCCCTTCTTCACCGAATTCCAGGCGACCAACGGCTGCGGCGATCTGTTCTCCAGCGACGATTCCGGCCATCTCGCCGCACGGATGCAGGAACTCCTGATCCGCGAAAGCACCTGGACGCCGGAGGATTTCGCCCAGGTCCATCGGAACCTGTCCATCGAGTCCTGCTGCGCGCGCCTGCTGAAACACCTGTGA
- a CDS encoding right-handed parallel beta-helix repeat-containing protein, which produces MGPCTIRSTAILGWLLLGGTVARSDAASIHFAPDGDDARTLDQAKDPATPWKSLAKVVGVALMPGDSVLLRRDGIWREALRISRSGNASSPIVVAPYGAGSQMPRISGSDEITGVSASGGWSARVVGGPVARVFDERGLLPVARFPDAGWLVAASVEADTAVSAPGVASTDWVGASIHLRSAMWTLETHKVARQQALRLVPDTKAVYAYPDSVRFFLSNHPSAFRAGKDAWAFTAADSTLRWTGSSGKVEASIRPYNVDLGGSSWVKVVGIQMEHAAFSAFRATGANVVVESCRMIHADQNGVDMIGASGQILSNKIIGANRYGVSAYGKGYRIEGNEVRLTAQGRWLGPAAMGNGCCAGRAVNVGGDSAVIRRNVIDSTGYIGIGFLGIDSKVEENVVSRSCMTTDDCGGIYTWTGTFDKPGSAGSVIRHNIVRDAVGERTGWSHPWEASQGIYLDDASHEIRVDSNVSVGNGIGLFLHNNRNIVARGNILVGNRSGQARLAHDKIVMADMYGNLLEGNVLVGLPGQTSEIGWDLSNPQTVSPGQWDRNTVCAAQAFWTTCDTSGKLVRRIRRLDPTDSRLGRETLRNKGFDSTALGWTAWPGPFAKVQRDSSSQCDAGRCMKMTYLADTTTRSPLCGSSAEFSVEAGQWWWLRFRAKAQRPGQSVQAVLRRGYGNYAALGLDTKVRLDTFWREFEFAARIKEADTRARVDFHNSAADSVWWLDDASIRRVPDSLVPTDVGMALGVNDGPGSRTWSPGAGSWIDPIGRKLGGTIGLAPFYAEVAFLEEAGTGVRAMKSNSVLRVRRTAGGWSIEGLAGSAKIVDARGRILATVWPQADGSARWTHSGSSMVWLATGRQVVCLPQFH; this is translated from the coding sequence GTGGGACCATGCACCATTCGCTCGACCGCCATCCTGGGGTGGCTCCTCCTCGGCGGTACCGTCGCCCGTTCGGACGCAGCCAGCATTCACTTCGCGCCCGACGGCGACGATGCCCGCACGCTCGACCAGGCGAAGGATCCGGCCACTCCCTGGAAGTCCCTTGCCAAGGTTGTCGGGGTCGCGCTCATGCCCGGCGATTCGGTGTTGCTGCGTCGAGACGGAATTTGGCGAGAGGCGTTGCGGATTTCCCGTTCCGGGAACGCATCGTCGCCCATCGTGGTGGCGCCCTACGGGGCAGGGAGCCAGATGCCCAGGATCTCGGGGTCCGACGAAATCACGGGGGTTTCCGCTTCCGGTGGTTGGAGCGCGAGGGTGGTTGGCGGTCCGGTGGCGCGGGTGTTCGATGAGCGTGGATTGCTCCCGGTGGCACGTTTCCCGGACGCGGGATGGTTGGTGGCTGCCTCCGTGGAAGCCGACACCGCCGTGAGCGCTCCAGGGGTGGCGTCCACGGATTGGGTGGGAGCGTCCATCCATCTGCGCAGCGCCATGTGGACTTTGGAAACCCACAAGGTGGCGCGCCAGCAGGCGCTCCGGTTGGTGCCCGACACCAAGGCGGTCTACGCCTATCCCGACAGCGTGCGGTTTTTCCTTTCCAATCATCCGTCGGCTTTCCGCGCCGGAAAGGACGCTTGGGCCTTCACCGCAGCGGACAGCACCTTGCGATGGACCGGAAGCTCCGGCAAGGTGGAGGCCTCGATCCGTCCCTACAACGTGGATCTGGGAGGATCTTCCTGGGTGAAAGTGGTCGGCATCCAGATGGAACACGCGGCGTTTTCCGCCTTCCGCGCCACCGGCGCCAACGTGGTGGTGGAATCCTGCCGGATGATCCACGCCGACCAGAACGGCGTGGACATGATCGGTGCCTCAGGGCAGATTCTGTCCAACAAGATCATCGGAGCCAACCGCTACGGCGTGAGCGCCTACGGGAAGGGCTACCGGATCGAAGGCAACGAGGTTCGGCTCACGGCCCAAGGACGTTGGCTGGGGCCCGCGGCGATGGGCAACGGCTGCTGCGCGGGGCGTGCGGTCAACGTGGGAGGGGATTCCGCGGTGATCCGACGCAACGTGATCGATTCCACCGGCTACATCGGGATCGGATTCCTGGGAATCGATTCGAAGGTGGAAGAAAACGTGGTTTCCCGAAGCTGCATGACCACCGACGACTGCGGCGGCATCTACACCTGGACGGGAACCTTCGACAAGCCCGGTTCGGCCGGAAGCGTGATCCGCCACAACATCGTGCGCGACGCGGTGGGCGAGCGCACCGGGTGGTCGCACCCTTGGGAGGCTTCGCAAGGGATTTACCTCGACGACGCCTCGCACGAGATCCGGGTGGATTCCAACGTGAGCGTGGGAAACGGCATCGGACTGTTCCTCCACAACAACCGAAACATCGTGGCGCGAGGCAATATCCTGGTTGGCAATCGCTCCGGTCAGGCGCGGTTGGCTCATGACAAAATCGTGATGGCCGACATGTACGGGAATCTCCTGGAAGGCAATGTGCTGGTGGGACTGCCCGGTCAGACCTCCGAGATCGGGTGGGATCTGTCCAATCCGCAGACGGTCTCGCCCGGCCAATGGGACCGCAACACGGTTTGCGCGGCGCAGGCCTTCTGGACCACCTGCGACACTTCCGGAAAGCTCGTGCGGCGCATCCGCCGTCTGGATCCCACGGATTCTCGCCTGGGGCGGGAAACCTTGCGAAACAAGGGCTTTGATTCCACCGCGCTGGGATGGACCGCCTGGCCCGGTCCCTTCGCCAAGGTGCAGCGTGATTCGTCCTCCCAGTGCGATGCCGGTCGTTGCATGAAGATGACCTACCTGGCCGACACGACCACGCGAAGCCCGTTGTGTGGAAGCTCCGCGGAATTTTCCGTGGAAGCGGGCCAGTGGTGGTGGCTGCGGTTTCGCGCCAAGGCGCAGCGCCCGGGGCAGTCCGTGCAGGCGGTGCTGCGGCGAGGATACGGCAACTACGCCGCGTTGGGGTTGGATACCAAGGTTCGGCTGGACACGTTCTGGCGCGAGTTCGAATTCGCCGCCCGGATCAAGGAAGCCGATACCCGCGCCCGGGTGGACTTCCACAATTCGGCAGCAGATTCTGTCTGGTGGCTGGACGACGCCTCGATCCGGCGGGTGCCGGATTCCCTCGTGCCGACGGACGTGGGAATGGCGCTGGGGGTCAACGACGGGCCGGGGTCGCGAACCTGGAGTCCAGGGGCCGGTTCGTGGATCGACCCCATTGGTCGCAAGCTCGGTGGAACGATCGGACTTGCTCCGTTTTACGCGGAGGTGGCGTTCCTGGAGGAAGCCGGAACCGGCGTGCGGGCCATGAAGTCGAATTCCGTCCTGCGCGTGCGGCGCACTGCGGGTGGCTGGAGCATCGAAGGACTCGCGGGATCTGCGAAGATCGTGGACGCGCGCGGACGAATTTTGGCGACCGTGTGGCCGCAGGCCGATGGCTCGGCCCGGTGGACGCATTCCGGGTCGTCCATGGTTTGGCTGGCCACGGGTCGGCAGGTCGTCTGCCTACCGCAATTCCATTGA
- a CDS encoding pirin family protein, with product MWTVRKGDDRGGFEFGWLTTQHSFSFGDYFDDEWMGFSALRVINEDVVAPGTGFGMHGHKNMEILTWVLSGTLRHQDSLGHVQDLTPGEIQRMSAGSGIRHAETNPSGSEPVHLLQIWIQPSRPGLAPSYEQIRLPDGALDGKLFAVATPDASAESVKIQQDATLLVGRFLGGQILSYRIPAGRKAWVQVARGVCTVGGHSLRAGDAVFTTDEALVEVVADGEGEVLVFDLP from the coding sequence ATGTGGACGGTGCGCAAGGGTGACGATCGGGGCGGATTCGAATTTGGCTGGTTAACCACCCAGCACAGCTTCAGCTTCGGCGATTATTTCGACGACGAATGGATGGGATTTTCTGCTTTGCGGGTGATCAACGAAGACGTGGTGGCCCCTGGCACGGGCTTTGGCATGCACGGCCACAAGAACATGGAGATCCTGACCTGGGTCCTGTCCGGAACGCTCCGCCACCAGGACAGTCTGGGGCATGTTCAAGATCTGACTCCCGGCGAGATCCAACGGATGAGCGCGGGAAGCGGGATCCGCCACGCAGAGACCAATCCATCCGGCTCTGAACCGGTCCACCTGCTGCAGATCTGGATCCAGCCTTCCCGCCCAGGGCTTGCGCCTTCTTACGAGCAGATCCGTCTTCCTGATGGCGCCTTGGACGGAAAACTCTTCGCCGTCGCCACCCCGGACGCAAGCGCGGAGTCTGTGAAGATCCAGCAGGATGCCACCCTTCTCGTCGGGCGATTCCTTGGTGGCCAGATTCTGTCTTACAGGATTCCCGCTGGGCGCAAGGCCTGGGTGCAGGTGGCGCGCGGCGTTTGCACGGTCGGCGGGCATTCGTTGCGGGCGGGGGATGCGGTGTTTACGACGGATGAAGCGTTGGTGGAGGTCGTGGCCGATGGGGAGGGGGAGGTGTTGGTGTTTGACCTGCCGTAG
- a CDS encoding helix-turn-helix domain-containing protein produces MLVVAKTPHIEFSFKGPKDVLYPIVERLKADYPIQTIESDDRVEASLYKQIKTRIHGGIYLRADLFNAGVSQKLLAEATGIPRGHISQMISGNRSINPEISAKLAKYFHRPANRYRVPSVAA; encoded by the coding sequence ATGCTGGTCGTCGCGAAAACTCCCCACATCGAATTCAGCTTCAAAGGTCCCAAGGACGTCCTTTACCCCATCGTAGAACGTCTCAAGGCGGACTATCCGATCCAGACGATTGAGTCCGATGACAGGGTCGAGGCGTCCTTGTACAAGCAGATCAAGACGAGAATCCACGGTGGCATCTACTTGCGCGCCGACCTCTTCAATGCCGGTGTCTCGCAGAAGCTTCTTGCCGAGGCGACAGGCATTCCTAGGGGACACATTTCCCAGATGATTTCAGGCAATAGGTCGATCAATCCAGAGATTTCCGCCAAGCTAGCGAAGTACTTCCACCGACCAGCCAATCGTTACCGTGTCCCTTCCGTGGCCGCGTAG
- a CDS encoding immunity 53 family protein translates to MNNQKIELRGFDWVCSWYQSQCDGDWEHENQIKLITVSNPGWSLTIDLHGTSLEGVELEYCLLEVSDADWIGYKVQGNVFKASGDLTKLPRIFELFREICESEVAKIDLNQD, encoded by the coding sequence ATGAATAATCAAAAAATCGAACTCAGAGGATTTGATTGGGTGTGTAGTTGGTACCAGTCGCAATGCGATGGAGATTGGGAACATGAGAACCAGATCAAATTAATTACCGTTTCGAATCCTGGGTGGTCGTTGACCATTGATCTTCACGGCACCTCTCTTGAAGGTGTTGAACTGGAGTATTGCCTGCTGGAAGTATCCGATGCCGACTGGATTGGGTATAAAGTGCAGGGGAATGTATTTAAAGCGTCTGGCGATCTAACAAAGCTGCCAAGAATATTTGAATTGTTCCGGGAAATTTGTGAGTCTGAGGTTGCGAAAATTGATTTGAATCAGGATTAA